The nucleotide window GCAAGTGGTAGTTGAAGTGTAAACTTAGATTCTCTCTTATCTCATTTCTATTGTAATTATacattctttattttcttttgccctgatttttttatcaaatttctcTCATGTCTCATTATTTTTACTCTCTTTATTGCTGTTATCAAAATCTGTCCTAACTTTtagacatttttctttttaccaGTGTAAACTTAGATTCCCTCTTATCCCATTTTATTGGATATAAATTTGTTCATTGCCATGCTTTGGTGCGTGTCTAGATTGCTTGTGTAGTAGGAGACCTGTTATGTTATACTTTGTGGCCTCTATATGTTGATTGAAAACTTGATTGAATATTGTTCATGTGATTTGAATCTTATAAGTAACAACTTGATGAGTATGTGCAGAGTCACTTTcttattgatgatgatgatgagttatTTTAGAGGGCTTTCAAGTATAGGACAAGTAAGCGATTTAGTCAAATGATGTCAGATATCCGTGAGGGTGTGGATACAACCCACGAATGACTAATTCCTGCTTACAAAAAGGTGTTGGAAAGGTATTGGGAAATAGATGAGaaatggaaaaatataaggaaGAAAGCAAGGGAGAATCGAGCATCACTCTTAGGTAGTTCTGTTTATTGCAGTGGTTCTATTCCATTGAGCTCAATTATATAGAGGATGGTAACATAATTTAAGTGACTTTAGATCTTATTTAATAGACATctatttatgtaaaatttttcttattttgtgttttatgtggAACAGAAGAAGCAGTTAGGTCGTACACCAACTCACGAGGAGGTCTTCAAAGAAACCCACACACTTAAAAGTGACAAGTCTAAATGGGTGGACAAGCGCTCTCAAGACACTTATGTGAGATATAAcataaatgttaaattaatGTACATGCTGCCACTTGaatatttatatacacacatgCATGTATATATGCAACTAGAAATGCTTAATTAGTTTAAGGTATGATTAAGTGAAAGATGAGTTGTTAAATTAATAGTTCAATTAGTGGATTGATTTGAGAGTGGAGAGCAAGAGGAAAAGGATCCAACAGTTTCAGCAGATACCATGatcaaaatcaaaccaattagcaatcatAATAATGCCTTCTCATAGTAAATCTCTTCTGAAATTCAATTTCATATTTTGAATCAAATTTCAAGGTTCAGAAAATGAATAGATATTAGATTATTAACATGTAGCTAGCTAGATCCAAATCTGATGATTCTTCATTATTTTCCAAGTGTTGTGtgtaaaatacaaaaaagagaGATCACACATTTAATAATTTGACATTTTAAATCTTGTAATGAAggttaaaaacattttttggtAGACATAATCAAGTCATAAGTGCCGTATTATTGTTAAATAGTGTACTATATTGTTTGAAACTTGAttatataattgatataatcaTTGTGTAACAggagaaatttataaaaaagttgGTAAAAGTTCAGGCCCAATATGCCGAGGCTCAAGCACAGGGAATGGAGTTACCATCAATTGATGAAGACTTGATTTGGGAGAAAGTGTGTGGTGGGCAAAAGAAGAGTCGAGTTTATGGAAAATGGTCATTCTTTTCTAGCTCTATCAAGTCTGGAACCACTTTTGCCAATTCTGTATCTGGAAAAGCacctaaaaatcaaaattttgttcCTGATTTGTGAGAACAGATTCATAATCTCAATGAAGAGCTTTTTCAGCGTGTTACTCAACAAACAGATGAGCGTATTAGTAAGCTGTTAGATACACGCTTGGCTCATTTGGAAAAGACtcaaaagaaattagaaaagttGGAACGGACAATTGGAAAGGCCAAGAAGGAAAAGCTGAAACATAAGAGATGGAATGAGGCTTATGTTAGCTATTATGAGAAGGTTAGAGCGTCAATTAGTTCTAGTGCAGTTCCACTACCACTGCCACTGCCGCCACCCTCAATCTCTTTGGATGAGGATTATGAcgaggaggaggatgaagatgACACTGAAGACTATAACTGATAGTTTTAGTATGGTTGAACAATATACTGGGAATTATAGTTGATTATCAATAcactttgtttatgttttgaattatattggcTTGCTTGTTTataatacttttcttttagtttgataatacgatgaatttgcttattttttgaaatattcgaatacaaattagataaaaatttgtattaaatttatatttattttgtatgaaaacaagtttattttgtaattgaaaaaatctaaaaaaaatctattttaccTTACTGACGGTTTTACAGGCGGATTTTTTGTCTGTATTAAGAGTGTGAGATGATTTTCCAAGGTtcaaattacagacgaaaaatctgtcGAAAAATATGTTGCCAATTACCGACGAAAAATTTGTTGGAAAATCTGTTTGTAATTACCGACGGAAAATCTGTtgaaaaatctgtctgtaattaccgACAGAAAATCTGTCAGAAATTTTGTCGCTTCAGAGAAATGGATGGAGAATTTACTGaggaaaaatccgtcggtaactggtgaaaattcgtcggtaatttttcgacggaaaaaattcgtcggtaaataattttttacgaGGCTTTTATAGAGGGACAAAATCCATCGGTAATTTCGTCGGTAACAAAAAATCTGTCTATAATAAAGattaaatctgtctgtattaatctATTTTCTAGTTGTGTGTTAATATCCTATATTCTACTATTCTTTCAAagaataaaactattttaaaataaataaataaggaagatgaaataaatataaaataaaaaagtataaatagataattatagtaataatttatcataattaatatctcaatataaaaagtataaatagagtgtttttttattgtttatattgACTCAGATCATACTCCTATTTATATATGCATGGAGTGCTTATTTTCAATCTTCATTTAATGTGATTTTTCTTGGTAACATGAGCATTTTATCATGGAAAAGTTGAGCCGCCCATGGACATCTATATCACAACACTCCTCTTTGAATATCCATTTCGAATTATTCCTCATTAAaatcttactaaagaaaaacccaacgaaaaaaaattttaatgaaggaaaaagagtacaatatcctttgtcatggggactgcctcattaaaagtcttgtcaagaaaaatctaATAGGTAGAAAAACTTGacaaaggaaaaaagagtacagtcttcCCCTCTTGccgaaattattttatatatcgaagtcggcgcatcccaatctgatgtaccaatcttttaaaggaggattttggaagtgactttgtaaataaatctgccagattatcgtttgagcggatctgttggataTTAATTATTCCTTGATTTTGAAGGTCATGAGTAAAGAAGAATTTGgaagaaatatgctttgttctatcacttttgatgtatccacctttaagttgagcaatgcatgctgtattatcttcaaacagaacAATTGAAGCTATCTTATGCTCAATCAGttcacatgatgacagaatatattggatcaaactcttgagcaaaaacactcgcgactagtttcatgtatcgctagtatttTTGCAagattagaggatgttgctgcaatcgtctgttttgtggacctccatgatataatTGTACCACCATATTTGAATAGGTATCCTATTTGAGATCTTTCTTTGTGTGGGTCAGACAAAGTATCTttcatctgcatagccaactagctacgacttggatccatatggataaaacaatcacagatttggatcctctaaattttgaatttttactttagagggtaaagtgtgatcttctacCCTTGAATggtttctctctcatatttattcttggctccacctataaaataaatggtgagaaatcacactttactctctaaagtgaaatttaaaCTTTATAGGATCCAAATCCAACAATCACATATCAACcattccatgaagatatcaaaagatttgtttgattccattctaatgtcttctggttggagaggaaatataccttgctagtaaattcacaacAAATAATATATCAGGTcatgtattattagcaagatatcTTAGTGCCCCAATGATACtgagatatggtacttcagaaCCAagaatatcttcattttcttctttaagacgaaattgatcattttccacatccaaagaccttaggatcattggggtacttaatggatgcgacttatccatataaaatctattcaagatcttttctgtgtatatTGTTTGATGAATGAAGATcttattttttgtatgctcgatctgcagatctagacaaaatttagtctttccaaaatctttcatctcaaactcttcttttagagtttttataattgttggaatctattcaggagtttcaatgatatttaaatcatcaacgtacataGCAATTACAATGAATATAgatgcaaatttttttatgaaaacacatggacagatatcatcattcttaaatTCGTTTTTGACTAGATACTcaataagacgattataccacattcgtctagatttctttagaccatataaaaatctttgcaatttgactgagtataacccctgtgaatattcattggatggtttagatatttttagtccttcagggacgttcatatagatatcacgatctaatgatCTATATAAATAGGCTGTTATCACATCCATTATATGCATATATAGTTTATagtatgcagataaactgaccaaataatgtaaaattattACATCTACTataggagaatatgtttcttTATAATCTATAACGGACCTTTGTGAAAAATTTTGCGCCACAAGTCGAGCTTTGTAgcgtacaacttcatttttctcatttcgttttctcataGATACCCAtctgtatccaacaggttttacatcttctggtgtacggactataggtccaaagactttacgttttgcaagtgagtctaactcagtTTTCATAACTTTTTCCCATTTTTGTCAACATTCTTTTGTCGACATTTTTCGACTattcttggctcaagatccttacttttaTGCATGATGTTTAATgtcacattatatgcaaatattttattcataattattttatttcgaTTATATttttctcctgtaaagacataatttattgaggtttcattatttttacaatttttagatttccaggtacctgaacgtcttttGTCATCAAatctatatcagaattttggatgaCTGTAGGTGTCTTTATTATGTCTTTATtgttttcaacaggaatagtatttacctcatttctttttcaaagatttttatctttggaacTGACATATCTACTACGTTTCTAACGTGAATTTGTTTCAGTGGACATTCGGTGACCATTAGAAGAGTGTTTTTTTATTGCTGTGTACATTGCCTCAAATCATGTACCTATTTATATATACATGGAGGACTtattttcaacctttatttAATGTGATTTCTCTTAATAATATaaacattttattattaaaaaattaaactgtcCATGGACATCCATATCacaacaaaaattatattatgaGTCAAATTTGtgcattataatttatttttaaaatttaaaatgataaatctTTTAGTTTCATTTGCATAATTTATAGTCCACACTCTAGTTAAACACATTATTATCTAATATCACTGTAAATATTTGTAAAAAGTAATCATTCAGTTacgattttttaattttagagtcTTATTTGAACATTGAATAAAATTGAAGAAACTTGCATATCAATTAACCAAAAATATTAAGACGTCTAAAACGCTTGATTCTCATGATCTACGATTCTATGTAAATGCAGATCACAATATTTTTGTGTCACTGTTAATGTTAAGTCATGCCCTTTTGATTGAAATGGAATATTCACTCTTATTATGCGTTCCTTGATATGATTAAGATaggaaatagataaataaaatatgagaTCCAGATTTATAACAGCTCAATAATGAAGAAAACTATACCATCTAAATATACCTGTTTATGATATATTGTGCTCAATTATTCAACAAACTAAAATAATGTGATAAGTGTATCTTCCATATCCATCTATGATAGAGCATTAGAGCTAAATGCTAATAATAATTAGGTTAGTTTTAGAAATTATGAAATTGTTTGAGACTAGGATAGTGAAAAAATAAATGTCGTAAAGCATCTAAATTCAAAATTCGAATCTGCTTCAACTCCCCGTATTCTGGTAGTCCCTTATCCAAAAAACTTCAACGGCACTCAACCACCGTTAGATCGAAAAGAATCAAACGGCCAGAAACGAATCCGGCACAGATCACCAAACTCCTCACACCCACCGATGCGGGGCACTATTTAATCCACCACGAGAATCGTGCTACTACCATCACATTTTCATAGCCATAAGTCCATAACAAATACTCTTCATTTCTCCAATTGAAATTTCAGTTACGATTagttttcccttttttattttctctctctctcgtttctttttcattttcttggtttattttctttctttccctcTCAATTTTCCCTCACTTTATCGCGCTTTCTCTCTGTCCAAACACCTTCCCCTTCTCCGTTTCTCTGCGGCAGATGGAGATGCCAATGGAGGATTCGCGCTCCTGTGAAGTTCTCTCACTGCTCCTCGACGCCTTCCTCAGACACGCTCGATCTCCGCAATTACCTAACACTTCTTCTATACGTGCCAGGCAACGAATATCTGGTTTTACGACGCCGTTTTGAAAAGGTTCTTCCTCCTCTTCGATTTAGCTGTTTTACTCTCCTCGCTTTTTCAGTGTTCGTCTTTTGTTCTTCGCTGTTTAGCTCGAAATTCCTGGAATTAGGATAGTTGACTTGCGGCTTCTTGCCATGCGTTTCGAATTCTTGCTGTTAGTGTTGGTCAATGCTTGTGCGGGAGCTGAATTTTAGTCAAATTTCCTATCGATTGAAACTGTTGTCACTATGAAAAATCTTCTGTCTTGCTGTTGTGGAAATTGGAATCCCTAGGATTTGGAGCTGAGCTAGCAAGAGTTTTTGTCGAATCTTGATCTGGAAGAAGCGTTAGAAGCATGTGTTTTTTGTAATTTCGGAGCAATTCTCGTTGTATCTGAGTGTTTGTGGTGGTTCTTGAAGTCTGTGGTGTTGAATCTTTGGTTTAGTTGCTTTTGGAGGAAATTCGAAATGAGAGGGAAGAAAAAAGGGCTTTCGAAGGCTACTGTTGCTGAGCTGAAAGAACAATTGGCAAAGAAAATACTGAGAAATGTTAGAGCCCAAGGGCATCCCTACGTTGAGCTACGTAAGCTTGGAAAGAAGAACAACATTTTTTTCTGCATTCTGTGTCTTAAGACGTGTTTCACTGATGATGTTCTGTATCAACATTTGAGAGGCAATTTGCATACGCTGAGACTGTCTACTGCTAAGATCACTCTTCTGAAACCAAATCCCTGGCCTTTTAATGATGGTCTTGTTTTCTTTCATAATTCAAGTGAAACGGATAAAGACTTGGAAACAACAGATGCTAGTCGGATAAAGCTGTTGAAGCTTACAGACATTGACAGTGACAAGGATCTCTCTCTTGTGAAGATTGATGAACCCATTCAGTCAGATGTTCAACCAAGTTCAGCTGATGATACACTGGATGATGGTCATACTTTGGTGATTCGGAAGTTGCAAATTGGGGACGAAAATGTTGATATAAAGGTCAGGAATATAGGCTGGGGAAAGATTGCTGCCAGGTTCCTTGAGAAGGATCATCGGGTCAGCGGGGTTAGAAGAATATGGTGTGAATGGTTAGGACAAGAGAAGAATGTTGAACAAGATTATGGCAAGGTTACAAAGCATGATTTTGCTCTTGTTATTTTCTCCTATAATGGTGACTTGGGGCGGATTTTTGAAGAAGACAAGTCATCTCTGCCATCTGCTAGTATGTCAGAGTCAGAAAGTGAGAGAGATGGTGGccgaaagagaaagaaaatatcGTCATCTGCTAGTGTGTCAGACTCAGAAAGTGAGGGAGATGGAGGccgaaagagaaagaaaagatcaCATGATTCATCTACAGAAACCTCAAAGGATTCCACCACAAGATTGCCTATTGATCAAAATGACAAGCAGCTTCTTGCTCAAATAATTTCGAGCAAGGCTGCAAGAAAAGAATTGAGACGGCGAAAACGGATAGCAGCAGAGAAACTATGTAATGTATGTCATCAAAAAATGTTTCCTGGTAAAGATGTAGCAGCACTTCTGAATTTGGAGACTGGAAAACTAGCATGCAGTACTCGGAATAAGATTGGGGTAAggacatttttttttatcttgagTCGGTTATTGGTTTTGGGTAATACAACTTGAAAAAGAATCTTGtgatattgaatttgaaattatatttcaAAACACGTGTTACATTTATCAGATTAAAACAATACTGACACCTGACATTTACTTGCAGTTATTTCATGTGTTTCATGCGTCCTGCATTATACACTGGATACTCATGTGTGAAtctatcataataaaaaatcgACTAGTACTTCCAACTAGACGAGTAGCAAAGAAGAAGGCTGTAGTTAGCGATAACCAAACTGTGAAAAGAGATGACCCTGAAAAACGAATTAAATGTGTATTCTGCCCAGAGTGCCAGGGTACTGGTATGGCTACCACTGATGTTGATGAGCATAGCCTTGAGCGTACACCCTTTACATTGGATGAGGTTTGATAATTACTTGGATAATCCTTGCTTTGTCTTTCAACTTTTATTAAACATGCTTTAGCccaattttttaagaaaaagaacaaataagTTGTTTCAGTATGAATATTtccttttgtaaatatttgatGTGTCTCAATAAGATTATTCGGAAATCTTCAGAAATTCAAGTTCCAAATGCTGACAGTTCATGGACGCCTGAATTGGATAAAAAATCCTGAAGTGGTGCAGAATTGCTCAATTGGTCTTGACTTCCCTCCATCGGAGGAGGTATTTCAGGTACCCAAATTTTTTTCATGCATTAGTTTCATATAAATTTGGGCAATGTTTCGTTTTTCATCTTATGGTAATGTATTGCGTTTGCTGTGCTTGTAGGAAAAAGTTGAATCCATAAAATTGCTGCCTTTTTATCGTGCTGATCTTGAGTGTGGTGACGGTGCTCAGAGTGGGGCATAGGATTTTTGCTTTACCCTGGAATTGATTCTCACATAACAATTAGataatctttttatatattgCCGTCTGTTAATAATTGTAAGAACTATGAGTAATTGTGTAGCTTTTCAGGTTAAGGTAGGTTTGCCAGATTTGGATATATAAACCTCGTAGATTAAAGACCTGATTGAGCATTGGGATTGTACATTGATGACATACGTTTACAATGTAAGTAGTACATAATTCGAAAAGTAAATCACAGTGAATTTAGTGTTGCTACTCTAAATCAAACATATAATAGCTTAGTTGCGTATGAAATACGAATACTCTTATCGGAGAGTTGAACAAAACATAGGGAGAACGAGGTCTCATGAGTGAGGCAAACGAAAGAAATAGCCACTCAGTTGCAAGTTGCAACTCAACACAAAATAAATCAGCATATTTGCACCAAAGCAAACTAATTTAGAAACTTAAAAGATGGCTCAACCGTCTTAAGTATCTCGGGTAAATTGACTAATTAATTCTCTTATCTATGATTCTACCGTCATTTGTACGTCCAAATACCATCAATTTGCACCTTTGTGTATTGTGGATATACAAGTCAAATTAATAGTTTAATACAAATTTAGTTCAGAAGTGATTTTAGTGTTCTAAAAATACTcgttaaaaaagattttttttgtgtatttaatccataaatagtcttttgaataatttttaatcttttatagttttttaattaatatttaaatcacttgttaaaaaaatcttaataaaaataatttagctGGCATAATTGTATTGACAATATATAGATAATTATAGTAGTATCAGtgtttaaatttctaaaaatagttGTCTGATGAAGTCTAATTTTATGTGAATTATTGTATGCATTTTAGGAATTTTATGCaatttttctatactttttatGCTTAAGTGACTAGATTTGTAACTCTTGATTCTAAATGTGATTAGTGATAAATTTGTATGATtttttgccataaattaaataggtttaaatatttaatcatcTATTTGGTATCTTGATATGTTTATTAGTGCTTCAGGTTAATTTAGATTTAAGGGGAGCAGGATATAtgactaaaaaagaaaagaatcacAAAACAAGAAGTTCAGCATTTTTTGTCTCGCCCAAGTAAAAAAGTATCGCCCAAACGAAAAAATTTAGCTTAGgcaaaatttttcacttaagCGACAGTGCTGTCACATATATGAGTTAATGAACATGTGGACTCGCGATTTGGGCCTCAAAAAGGCCCCAAAATATCAGACTTTTGAAGTATTTCAATGAAGAATACAAGGGAGAACACTAAATAGTCTTATGTTTAGTTTTAGGatgttttagttaaaattctaGAAACAGaagctccaacttctctctagaattctaggatttctagttaattt belongs to Arachis duranensis cultivar V14167 chromosome 8, aradu.V14167.gnm2.J7QH, whole genome shotgun sequence and includes:
- the LOC107462159 gene encoding uncharacterized protein LOC107462159, giving the protein MRGKKKGLSKATVAELKEQLAKKILRNVRAQGHPYVELRKLGKKNNIFFCILCLKTCFTDDVLYQHLRGNLHTLRLSTAKITLLKPNPWPFNDGLVFFHNSSETDKDLETTDASRIKLLKLTDIDSDKDLSLVKIDEPIQSDVQPSSADDTLDDGHTLVIRKLQIGDENVDIKVRNIGWGKIAARFLEKDHRVSGVRRIWCEWLGQEKNVEQDYGKVTKHDFALVIFSYNGDLGRIFEEDKSSLPSASMSESESERDGGRKRKKISSSASVSDSESEGDGGRKRKKRSHDSSTETSKDSTTRLPIDQNDKQLLAQIISSKAARKELRRRKRIAAEKLCNVCHQKMFPGKDVAALLNLETGKLACSTRNKIGLFHVFHASCIIHWILMCESIIIKNRLVLPTRRVAKKKAVVSDNQTVKRDDPEKRIKCVFCPECQGTGMATTDVDEHSLERTPFTLDEKFKFQMLTVHGRLNWIKNPEVVQNCSIGLDFPPSEEVFQEKVESIKLLPFYRADLECGDGAQSGA